A region from the Aquimarina sp. ERC-38 genome encodes:
- a CDS encoding glycoside hydrolase family 2 TIM barrel-domain containing protein: MTTLRTILKFSLILNIFIVSSQDYSEIGNYDFNNHWNFKLIENTGTYDNDLYKEWTKVKIPHDWSVGFAFDSIKGEGATGYLPGGKGLYKKEFTATNDKNITTYLLFDGVYNKSSVYVNDKLLGFHPYGYSPFYFDISDYLNKADDSNTVKVDVDRTRYVDSRWYTGSGIYRKVKLIRKNNLHVPVWGIFITTPVINEEEAVVNVKSTVKNKYAEDQKFDLQIKIRDDKGKVVAETVQPSTIKSGSSMEVAHQLKIPQPYLWDIDTPRRYDAEISIVQKGNSIDKNTVNFGVRTIAFDVDKGFFLNGKNTLIKGVCLHHDGGIVGAAVPNDVWRRRLLKLKDAGCNAIRISHNPGSEEFLNLCDEMGFLVQDEFFDEWDNPKDKRLNQNERIVDSISRGYTNYFQEWAEKDLKNTILAHRNHPSIFQWSIGNEIEWTYPRNADATGFFNNMSWSGNYFWEKPPHSVEQIKEKLATLPVGKYDIGKTAKKLAAWTRELDTTRYITANCILPSSSHLSGFADALDVIGYSYRRVLYDYGHENYPDKPIMGTENLVQWHEWKAVLDRPFISGTFLWTGIDYMGESHDQWPRKATPSGMLNVAGFEKPSFHMMKTLWNDKPHMYMATQTLDKSIFKEDEKTGAPVERKEGGWKKALWDWHDVNEHWNYTPNEKVVVEIYSNHDEVELCLNDKSFKTKKLADFEDRIFKWIIPFQEGELKAVGKTAGKTDEVITLKTAGKSNKIHLSADKTTMQADGSSVVHVIAQLQDNYGNPIRNNEETITFSVEGNVTLLGVDNGSPFNVQDYTSNSITTDKGRCLLLVQAKETKGEVTIKATANNIKSNPLQIKVD; the protein is encoded by the coding sequence ATGACAACTTTAAGAACTATTCTTAAATTTAGCCTTATCCTTAACATTTTTATAGTTTCTTCTCAAGATTATTCGGAAATTGGCAATTACGATTTTAATAACCACTGGAATTTTAAGTTAATAGAAAACACAGGAACCTACGATAACGACCTTTATAAGGAGTGGACTAAGGTTAAAATACCACATGATTGGAGTGTTGGTTTTGCTTTTGACTCTATTAAAGGTGAGGGTGCTACCGGATACCTTCCAGGAGGAAAAGGCTTGTATAAAAAAGAATTTACGGCTACAAATGATAAGAACATCACTACCTATTTACTATTTGACGGGGTTTATAACAAGAGCTCCGTGTATGTAAACGATAAATTATTAGGTTTTCACCCTTACGGATATTCACCTTTCTATTTTGATATTTCTGATTATTTAAATAAAGCGGATGATTCCAATACGGTAAAGGTAGATGTCGACCGTACTAGGTACGTAGATAGTAGATGGTATACGGGATCAGGTATTTACAGAAAAGTAAAGCTAATACGTAAAAATAATCTGCACGTTCCGGTTTGGGGCATATTTATTACAACCCCGGTTATTAATGAAGAAGAAGCTGTCGTAAATGTAAAATCTACGGTTAAAAATAAGTACGCAGAAGATCAGAAATTTGACCTTCAAATAAAAATTCGGGATGATAAAGGAAAAGTGGTAGCAGAAACTGTGCAACCATCCACTATCAAATCAGGGAGTAGTATGGAGGTAGCACATCAACTAAAAATACCGCAACCTTATTTATGGGATATAGATACTCCTAGAAGGTATGATGCTGAGATTAGTATAGTTCAAAAAGGAAATAGTATTGATAAAAATACGGTAAATTTTGGGGTAAGAACGATTGCCTTTGATGTGGATAAGGGTTTTTTCCTTAATGGAAAGAATACGTTAATTAAGGGGGTGTGCCTTCATCATGACGGAGGTATTGTAGGTGCTGCTGTCCCTAATGATGTATGGAGAAGAAGGTTGTTAAAACTAAAAGATGCTGGATGTAATGCTATTCGTATTTCACATAATCCGGGATCAGAAGAATTTCTGAATCTTTGTGATGAAATGGGATTTTTGGTACAGGACGAATTTTTTGATGAATGGGATAATCCAAAAGATAAGCGATTAAATCAAAACGAAAGAATTGTAGATTCCATTTCTCGAGGGTATACAAACTACTTTCAAGAGTGGGCAGAAAAAGATTTAAAGAATACCATACTAGCCCATAGAAACCACCCTTCTATTTTTCAGTGGAGTATAGGAAATGAAATAGAATGGACCTATCCTAGAAATGCGGATGCAACTGGCTTCTTTAATAATATGAGCTGGAGTGGAAATTATTTTTGGGAAAAACCACCTCATAGCGTAGAGCAGATTAAAGAAAAATTAGCTACGTTGCCCGTAGGTAAATACGATATTGGTAAAACAGCTAAAAAACTAGCGGCCTGGACCAGGGAATTAGATACTACCCGTTATATTACGGCCAATTGTATTTTACCTTCTTCAAGTCACCTGTCGGGTTTTGCAGATGCCCTGGATGTGATAGGATATAGTTACCGAAGGGTTTTATATGATTATGGTCATGAAAATTACCCGGATAAACCTATTATGGGAACCGAAAATTTAGTACAGTGGCACGAGTGGAAAGCTGTTCTGGATCGGCCGTTTATTTCAGGAACCTTTCTTTGGACGGGGATCGATTATATGGGAGAGTCTCACGATCAATGGCCTAGAAAAGCTACACCAAGCGGAATGCTGAATGTTGCCGGGTTTGAAAAGCCTTCTTTTCACATGATGAAAACCCTTTGGAATGACAAGCCTCATATGTATATGGCTACGCAAACGCTGGATAAATCCATATTTAAAGAAGATGAAAAAACAGGTGCTCCGGTCGAGAGAAAAGAAGGGGGATGGAAAAAAGCTTTATGGGATTGGCATGATGTCAACGAACATTGGAACTACACACCAAATGAAAAAGTAGTAGTAGAAATTTATTCTAATCATGACGAGGTAGAATTATGCCTTAATGATAAAAGTTTTAAAACAAAAAAATTAGCAGATTTTGAAGATAGAATTTTTAAATGGATTATTCCATTCCAGGAGGGGGAATTAAAAGCTGTCGGAAAAACAGCCGGCAAAACCGACGAAGTGATTACTTTAAAAACAGCAGGTAAATCAAATAAAATACATTTGAGTGCAGATAAGACTACAATGCAAGCTGATGGCTCTAGTGTGGTGCATGTAATTGCCCAACTACAAGATAATTACGGAAATCCAATAAGAAATAATGAAGAGACGATTACTTTTTCTGTAGAAGGTAACGTAACTTTGCTTGGAGTGGATAACGGGTCACCTTTTAATGTACAAGACTATACTTCTAATAGTATTACAACGGATAAAGGAAGATGTTTATTATTAGTTCAAGCTAAGGAAACAAAGGGTGAGGTTACTATAAAAGCAACAGCAAATAACATAAAAAGCAACCCATTACAAATTAAAGTTGACTAA
- a CDS encoding AraC family transcriptional regulator, with translation MLLPPKIEVSLEKIETSQHVSFHTGVYKQPYFNGNWHYHPEFELLLIVNGQGKRLVADHGEDFKVGDIVLLGGYLPHAWIPDAKYLKENSTEYCESVYVQFKKDIFGSHFVDIPELKGVRKVLRSSERGIKIEGKYKNEIIELLKGISKFSPLDQLLKLIKILDLINLSGYQILASEGYLNNSFYFKSNRIIKVHEFMMEHYKQDVSLNECAEMVNMTVSAFCRYFKSETNYTFTNYLNKVRIDFAKKLLINTNIPIKEIAFDCGYNSVPYFNRQFKKLEQVSPYTFRKSVKE, from the coding sequence ATGTTGCTACCTCCTAAAATTGAAGTTTCACTGGAAAAAATTGAAACTTCACAACATGTTTCCTTTCATACGGGTGTATATAAACAACCTTATTTTAATGGGAATTGGCATTATCACCCGGAGTTTGAATTGTTGTTAATTGTAAATGGCCAGGGAAAGAGGTTAGTTGCAGATCACGGGGAAGATTTTAAAGTAGGGGATATTGTACTACTGGGAGGGTATTTACCCCATGCTTGGATTCCTGATGCCAAGTATCTTAAAGAAAATTCTACGGAATACTGTGAATCAGTGTATGTTCAGTTTAAAAAGGATATTTTCGGGTCTCATTTTGTTGATATTCCGGAACTTAAAGGCGTTCGTAAAGTATTACGTTCATCAGAGCGAGGTATAAAAATCGAAGGAAAGTATAAGAATGAAATTATCGAATTGCTAAAGGGAATTTCAAAATTTTCTCCCTTAGATCAATTACTGAAATTAATCAAAATTTTAGACCTGATTAATCTCTCCGGATATCAGATATTAGCTTCTGAAGGATACTTGAATAATAGTTTTTATTTTAAATCGAACCGTATTATAAAAGTACATGAATTTATGATGGAACATTACAAACAGGATGTATCTCTCAATGAATGTGCGGAAATGGTAAATATGACCGTATCGGCTTTTTGCAGGTATTTTAAGAGTGAAACTAACTATACATTTACCAATTATCTAAATAAAGTCCGAATAGATTTTGCAAAGAAATTATTAATTAATACGAATATTCCAATCAAAGAAATAGCTTTTGATTGTGGCTATAATTCGGTTCCTTATTTTAACCGTCAATTTAAAAAGCTGGAACAAGTATCTCCGTATACTTTCCGGAAGTCTGTAAAAGAGTAA
- a CDS encoding NAD(P)/FAD-dependent oxidoreductase: MTNQNTEASVCVVIGASHAGVNFAFSLRKEGWKGDIRIFDQDPNMPYHRPPLSKAYLTSDDEIDKNLLKSAESYEKDQIQLQLGITVKSIDTLKKTITTSTGSVQNYDKLVIATGARPLVPPIKGLTEASELFTLRTIQDAHDIRKTVQEDSNRRVVIIGGGYIGLEIAASLRKLGATVSLLERESRILARVTTEDMSRFFHELHTEKGVDIHTQKNVSSIATENHINTIMCDDGTEYKAEIIVLGVGVRVNTELAKEAGLKIENGISVNQAAQTSDPDIYAIGDCTYHHNPHYDRYIRLESVQNAVDQAKIAAASICGKEVVYNAIPWFWSDQYDIKLQIVGLSLDFDESIIRSEEGSTHKFSIWYFKNDELQAVDAINNAKAYVLGTKFIKDRTKINKDNLKDTSAKLSSANLIMA, from the coding sequence ATGACAAATCAAAATACCGAAGCTTCCGTTTGTGTGGTAATAGGAGCAAGTCACGCCGGGGTTAACTTTGCCTTTTCCCTGAGAAAAGAGGGTTGGAAAGGCGACATACGTATCTTTGATCAGGATCCTAATATGCCTTATCACCGTCCTCCCCTATCTAAAGCCTACCTTACCTCTGATGACGAAATTGATAAAAACCTTTTAAAATCTGCAGAGAGTTACGAGAAAGATCAGATTCAATTACAATTGGGTATTACTGTAAAAAGTATTGACACCCTAAAAAAAACCATTACAACCTCTACTGGTTCCGTACAAAACTACGATAAACTGGTGATAGCTACCGGTGCACGTCCACTAGTACCCCCCATAAAAGGTTTAACCGAAGCATCCGAATTGTTTACTTTGAGAACCATACAAGACGCGCATGATATTCGCAAAACGGTTCAGGAAGATAGTAATAGACGTGTGGTGATTATTGGTGGCGGATATATTGGTTTGGAAATTGCTGCTTCTCTGCGAAAACTTGGAGCGACCGTAAGCCTGTTAGAACGCGAATCCAGAATATTAGCCCGGGTAACCACCGAAGATATGAGCCGGTTTTTCCATGAGTTACATACCGAAAAAGGAGTTGATATCCATACGCAAAAAAATGTATCTTCTATTGCTACAGAAAATCACATCAATACTATTATGTGTGACGACGGTACTGAATATAAAGCAGAAATTATCGTACTAGGTGTTGGTGTACGGGTAAATACGGAATTAGCCAAAGAAGCCGGACTTAAAATAGAAAATGGTATCTCTGTCAATCAAGCTGCACAAACTAGCGATCCGGATATTTATGCAATAGGTGATTGTACCTATCACCATAATCCGCATTACGATCGTTATATACGCTTAGAATCCGTACAAAACGCTGTAGACCAGGCAAAAATAGCAGCTGCATCCATTTGTGGTAAAGAGGTTGTTTATAATGCTATCCCCTGGTTTTGGTCAGATCAATACGATATTAAACTTCAAATAGTAGGGTTATCCTTAGATTTTGATGAAAGCATTATACGATCCGAAGAAGGAAGCACTCACAAATTTTCTATCTGGTATTTTAAAAATGATGAACTACAGGCAGTAGATGCGATTAATAATGCTAAAGCCTATGTACTGGGAACAAAATTTATCAAGGACCGTACTAAAATTAATAAGGACAATTTAAAAGACACTTCGGCAAAATTGAGCTCTGCCAATTTAATAATGGCTTAA
- a CDS encoding tetratricopeptide repeat protein has product MLKKVPLLIISIALTTIFCCQTVWSQQVYKTNSYLEDARKNKFVNFKKAVANYEKSIEFFATRKDTFNQIRSIYELSQLYGHNLDYGKAYDGYWRALFLAEKSNDEFSQSRVYQSLGWLYSLYNRREIALKNFSKALEISKELYANNEISIDYTISDYFSISNFYRYNQDFETARTYLDSSYLYFRSKNQGIRNYFLEAEKGFLLAQNGDFEKSEDLLLQCKEYFEDNNESYLVIIHYFLAKLYQKLNQPQKSKYHFTRSLELLHIHKSHMNYQIINHKQLSKIHYNYKEYKEAFDHYKTAIEFENKIFGINSKNNEYLYEIKDKYRLQKEKQEQLLKEQRLLELESKQKISLLRSSLLFVILLFSIIVGVMIFRNLKIKHKKEKHLLRQQQQLKLDESKKAIKLKNKELAKSALQLIEKDEFILSLKNSLAENKDNLNLNSVNKIIKSIQSGMGSNWKEFEARFIDINQDFYRNLKSNFPALTQTDLKICALIKLNFSSKDMASLLGISVESVHTSRYRLRKKLNLERNDNLVEFISNY; this is encoded by the coding sequence ATGTTAAAAAAGGTACCTCTTTTAATAATCTCAATTGCTTTAACAACTATTTTTTGTTGTCAAACAGTGTGGTCACAACAGGTATATAAAACAAATTCATATCTGGAGGATGCCAGAAAAAACAAGTTCGTAAATTTCAAAAAGGCCGTTGCCAATTATGAGAAAAGTATCGAGTTTTTTGCTACTCGAAAAGACACCTTTAATCAGATTAGAAGTATCTATGAATTATCCCAATTGTACGGACATAACCTGGACTATGGGAAGGCATACGATGGTTATTGGAGAGCCTTGTTCCTGGCGGAAAAGAGTAATGACGAATTTTCACAATCCCGGGTATACCAGTCTTTAGGTTGGCTTTACAGCTTGTACAACCGGAGGGAAATTGCCTTAAAGAATTTTAGCAAAGCACTAGAAATCAGTAAGGAACTTTATGCGAATAACGAGATTAGTATTGATTATACCATCAGTGATTATTTTTCTATTTCTAATTTTTACCGTTACAATCAAGACTTTGAAACCGCACGGACGTACCTGGATAGTTCATATTTATATTTTAGGTCTAAGAATCAGGGAATTCGAAATTATTTCCTGGAAGCCGAAAAAGGCTTTCTTCTAGCTCAAAACGGTGATTTTGAAAAATCTGAGGATCTACTACTACAATGTAAAGAGTACTTTGAGGATAATAACGAATCATACCTTGTCATTATTCATTATTTCCTGGCGAAACTTTATCAAAAGCTAAATCAACCTCAAAAAAGTAAATATCATTTTACCCGATCCCTGGAATTACTTCATATCCATAAGAGCCATATGAACTACCAGATTATCAATCATAAGCAGCTATCTAAAATTCATTATAATTATAAAGAGTATAAAGAAGCTTTTGATCATTATAAAACAGCCATTGAATTTGAAAATAAAATCTTCGGGATCAATAGTAAAAATAATGAGTATTTGTATGAAATCAAGGATAAATACCGCCTTCAAAAAGAAAAACAGGAACAATTATTAAAAGAACAGCGATTATTAGAATTAGAAAGTAAACAAAAAATATCCCTCCTTAGATCAAGTTTGTTATTTGTCATACTCCTTTTTTCAATCATTGTAGGGGTAATGATCTTTAGAAATTTAAAAATAAAACATAAAAAGGAAAAACATCTACTTAGACAACAACAGCAACTTAAACTAGACGAAAGTAAAAAGGCAATTAAGCTTAAAAACAAAGAACTTGCTAAATCTGCCTTACAATTAATCGAGAAAGATGAATTTATTCTAAGTTTAAAAAATTCATTGGCAGAAAATAAAGATAATTTGAATCTAAATTCAGTAAATAAAATTATCAAGTCCATACAATCCGGTATGGGAAGCAACTGGAAAGAATTTGAGGCACGATTTATTGATATCAATCAAGATTTTTACAGAAATTTAAAATCAAATTTTCCTGCATTAACTCAGACGGACTTAAAAATCTGTGCGCTGATTAAATTAAATTTTTCCAGTAAAGATATGGCTTCGTTACTTGGTATTTCGGTGGAAAGTGTTCACACTTCTCGATATAGGTTGCGAAAGAAATTAAATCTGGAAAGAAACGACAATTTAGTAGAATTTATATCCAACTATTAA
- a CDS encoding Zn-dependent alcohol dehydrogenase, whose amino-acid sequence MLAKAAISSGDGNFSIEEVRLLPPEKDEVLVKIMAAGLCHTDHDSLHWGRPVILGHEGAGIVEAVGPDVTTVAAGDYVILNWAIPCGTCFQCQEQNQHICENNSPVVAGDALPDGEVSKGHARLESTLFKDKGIERSFNIGTLSTHTLVKEQAVVKYKTEIPFSAASIIGCGVMTGYGSAVNTAKVTPGSTVAVIGTGGVGLNVIQGAKVSGATKIIAIDINPGRLEMAKKFGATDLLLAEKSDKGLKEATIKVKELAGKGGADFAFECTAIPELGAAPLGMVRNAGTAVQVSGIEQEVTIDMQLFEWDKIYINPLYGKCRPQIDFPKILELYSKGDLLLDEMITTTYKFEELQQAFDDMLSGKNAKGVIVFEP is encoded by the coding sequence ATGTTAGCAAAAGCAGCTATTAGTTCCGGAGACGGGAATTTTTCTATTGAAGAAGTAAGACTATTACCTCCGGAAAAGGATGAGGTACTGGTAAAAATTATGGCAGCGGGTTTATGCCATACGGATCACGATTCTTTACACTGGGGAAGACCGGTTATTTTAGGTCATGAAGGAGCAGGAATCGTAGAAGCTGTGGGACCCGACGTCACCACGGTAGCTGCCGGTGATTATGTAATCTTAAACTGGGCAATTCCTTGCGGAACCTGTTTTCAATGCCAGGAACAGAATCAGCATATTTGTGAGAACAATTCTCCGGTGGTGGCCGGGGATGCTTTACCGGACGGAGAGGTCTCAAAAGGACATGCCCGATTAGAAAGTACTCTTTTTAAGGATAAAGGCATTGAACGTTCTTTTAACATTGGTACGCTCTCTACTCATACCCTTGTAAAAGAACAGGCAGTTGTAAAATATAAAACTGAAATTCCATTTAGCGCAGCATCCATTATCGGATGTGGCGTGATGACCGGTTATGGCTCTGCGGTTAATACAGCTAAAGTTACTCCGGGGTCAACTGTAGCCGTTATTGGTACCGGCGGTGTTGGTTTGAATGTGATTCAGGGAGCTAAAGTCTCCGGGGCAACTAAAATCATTGCCATAGATATTAATCCGGGACGTTTAGAAATGGCCAAAAAGTTTGGCGCAACCGATCTGCTGTTAGCTGAAAAATCGGATAAAGGTTTAAAAGAGGCTACTATAAAAGTAAAAGAGCTTGCCGGTAAAGGAGGTGCTGATTTTGCTTTTGAATGTACTGCCATACCGGAATTAGGAGCAGCACCCCTGGGGATGGTTCGCAATGCCGGAACTGCCGTTCAGGTTAGTGGAATAGAACAAGAAGTAACCATCGACATGCAATTGTTTGAATGGGATAAAATATACATTAATCCCTTATACGGGAAATGTAGACCACAAATTGATTTCCCGAAAATCCTGGAACTTTATAGCAAGGGTGATTTACTGCTGGACGAGATGATTACCACTACTTATAAATTTGAAGAATTGCAACAAGCTTTTGACGATATGTTGTCAGGTAAAAATGCAAAAGGTGTTATTGTATTTGAACCTTAA
- a CDS encoding cytochrome P450, whose translation MKNSTFSDPFEKARQQVGCGEMDDQNDPVKMVLRLKDVRKCAHNWKTYQSGAAPGRIVIPSEVHIRDTRQIPFEVDPPMHKTYRDLLEDWFKRPLGEAYQKELNIIIEDAIDTVIAEDNAIEVVEEFALLIQSRALTLLLNIPFEESETWISWGTHVFRSEGSALDGDKANILYDYIDEQIEKAIKNPGKDLYSTLLNSEIEGKKLTKEEVKGVMILTFAGGRDTVINSITNTIAYFAEHKESLKLIKENPEITGKAVEELIRYFAPLTQMGRVVTQDASVCEHAVKADSRISLCWASANRDETVFENPNEVVLDRKMNPHVSFGFSHHKCLGATHARQIMNILLDTLSKKVGSITITDAKENIESLGEFNRKVGFDKLSVIFNK comes from the coding sequence ATGAAGAATAGCACATTTTCTGATCCGTTTGAAAAAGCCCGACAGCAAGTAGGATGTGGTGAAATGGATGATCAGAACGATCCGGTCAAAATGGTATTACGTCTTAAAGACGTGCGAAAATGTGCGCATAATTGGAAAACTTACCAATCCGGAGCTGCCCCGGGCCGTATTGTGATTCCTTCGGAGGTCCATATACGTGATACCCGACAAATCCCTTTTGAAGTTGATCCGCCCATGCATAAAACGTACCGGGATTTATTAGAAGATTGGTTTAAAAGACCTTTGGGCGAAGCCTATCAAAAAGAATTGAATATCATCATTGAAGATGCTATCGACACTGTTATTGCCGAAGATAATGCCATCGAAGTAGTAGAAGAATTTGCTCTACTCATTCAATCCAGGGCTTTGACTTTATTACTTAATATTCCTTTTGAAGAATCCGAAACCTGGATTTCGTGGGGGACGCATGTATTTAGAAGTGAAGGATCGGCTTTAGATGGAGATAAAGCAAATATTCTATACGATTATATAGACGAACAAATTGAAAAAGCCATTAAAAACCCGGGGAAGGATTTATATTCTACCTTACTTAATTCTGAAATTGAAGGAAAAAAACTGACGAAAGAAGAAGTAAAAGGTGTCATGATTTTAACTTTTGCAGGTGGAAGGGATACGGTAATTAATTCTATTACCAATACTATTGCCTATTTTGCGGAGCATAAAGAATCTTTAAAACTAATTAAGGAAAATCCTGAAATAACAGGAAAGGCAGTAGAGGAATTGATACGCTATTTTGCCCCGTTAACCCAAATGGGAAGAGTAGTTACCCAAGATGCTTCGGTTTGTGAACATGCAGTAAAAGCAGACTCTCGTATTTCATTATGTTGGGCTTCTGCTAACCGGGATGAAACGGTATTTGAAAATCCAAACGAAGTAGTGTTAGATAGAAAGATGAATCCTCATGTAAGTTTTGGCTTTAGCCATCATAAATGCCTGGGAGCAACCCATGCTCGACAAATTATGAACATTTTATTAGATACCCTTTCTAAAAAAGTAGGTTCCATAACTATTACGGATGCAAAAGAGAACATAGAAAGCCTTGGGGAATTCAATCGGAAAGTAGGTTTTGACAAACTAAGTGTTATCTTTAATAAATAG
- a CDS encoding 2Fe-2S iron-sulfur cluster-binding protein, translating to MTKITFITSDNETITVEGNSGSVMQLAVDNNIKGIDGDCGGVCSCATCHVHVHPDHFDKTGAPGEIEQDMLELDDNVSEYSRLCCQLEVNEALDGLILTVAQ from the coding sequence ATGACTAAAATAACCTTTATTACCAGTGATAACGAAACTATTACAGTAGAGGGTAATTCCGGATCTGTAATGCAATTAGCAGTAGATAATAATATAAAAGGTATCGATGGTGATTGTGGAGGTGTATGCTCATGCGCTACCTGCCACGTTCATGTACATCCGGATCATTTTGATAAAACCGGAGCTCCGGGAGAGATTGAACAGGATATGCTCGAACTGGATGATAATGTTTCTGAATACAGTCGTCTATGCTGTCAGTTAGAAGTAAATGAAGCTTTGGATGGACTGATACTGACGGTTGCTCAATAA
- a CDS encoding alpha/beta hydrolase has product MSSKFRTTELSDPRFEANQLRHITVKSRHLKQRGDITVYVPSGHNLKDLPITILLHGVYGSHWIWSQKTGIHLKMESWIKNKEVKPMIIAMPSDGLWGDGSGYVPHTQADFEQWITVDVVQAVIELIPEASVQSKLCIAGLSMGGFGALRLGIKNHEMFKAVSGLSSITVLEEMKLFVEEPLTSYDQSDKENESVYQTILKHKEHLPPFRFDCGSEDLLIEGNRKLHLQLKEIDIAHIYEEHPGKHEWIYWETHIKDTILFFNKILNHNSPS; this is encoded by the coding sequence ATGTCATCAAAATTCAGAACTACAGAACTATCCGATCCACGCTTTGAAGCCAATCAATTGCGGCATATTACGGTCAAGAGTAGGCATTTAAAACAAAGAGGGGATATTACAGTATACGTCCCTTCCGGTCACAATTTGAAAGATTTACCTATTACGATTTTACTTCACGGAGTATACGGTAGCCATTGGATCTGGTCACAAAAAACAGGCATTCATTTAAAAATGGAATCCTGGATTAAAAATAAAGAGGTAAAACCCATGATTATCGCCATGCCTTCTGATGGGCTCTGGGGAGATGGTAGCGGTTATGTACCCCATACGCAAGCTGATTTTGAACAATGGATTACCGTAGATGTAGTACAAGCGGTAATAGAATTAATCCCCGAAGCCAGTGTACAATCCAAACTATGTATTGCCGGGTTATCTATGGGGGGATTCGGGGCACTGCGTTTAGGGATTAAAAACCATGAAATGTTTAAAGCAGTTTCCGGCTTATCATCCATAACCGTTCTGGAAGAAATGAAACTGTTTGTAGAAGAACCCTTAACATCCTATGATCAATCGGATAAGGAGAATGAGTCGGTGTATCAAACGATATTAAAACACAAAGAACACCTACCTCCGTTTAGATTTGATTGCGGTTCGGAGGATTTGCTTATCGAAGGAAACCGAAAACTACACCTTCAATTAAAAGAGATTGATATAGCACATATCTATGAAGAACATCCCGGAAAGCACGAATGGATATACTGGGAAACCCATATAAAAGACACTATATTATTTTTCAACAAAATTCTAAACCATAACTCTCCGTCTTAA